From the genome of Streptomyces sp. NBC_00523:
CGGAAGGCCCCGGAAGCCAGCTGCCGCAAGGTCCGGGACCGTGTCGCGGGGGTGCTCCCGGCCCCGGCGTGTCACCGGAAATTCATCCGAGGCGCGCCGCGACGAGGTCCCACACCGTGTCGGCCAGGGCCTCCTTGGGCCCGTACGGGACGGGGGTCTCGGTGCCGTCGGCGGCGAGCACCACGGCCTCGTTCTCCTCGGAGCCGAAGGTCTTGCGCTCCCCGACCTCGTTGACCACCAGCAGGTCGCAGCCCTTGCGGCGGAGCTTCTGGCGGCCGTTGGCCAGGACGTCGTCGGTCTCGGCGGCGAACCCGACGACGATCTGCCCGGGCGTGGCGCGCTCGGCGGAGACCTCGGCGAGGATGTCCGGGTTGCGGACGAGCGCGATCGGGGCGGGCTCCTGACCGTCCTTCTTCTTGATCTTGCCGGTGGCGTACTCGGCGGGCCGGAAGTCGGCGACGGCGGCCGCCATGACCACGACGTCGGCGTCCCGGGCCGCCTTCAGCACGGCCTCGCGCAGCTGTGTCGCGGTTCCGGCGCGGACGATGTCGGCGCCGGACGGGTCGGGCAGCCCGGTGTTGGCCTCGACCAGGGTGACCCGGGCGCCGCGCGCGACGGCGGTGCGGGCGAGCGCGTAGCCCTGCTTGCCGGAGGAGCGGTTGCCGAGGTAGCGGACCGGGTCGAGGGGCTCCCTCGTACCGCCGGCGCTGACCACCACATGCCGGCCCGCGAGGTCGGGGGCGGCCGTGCCCCGGGCGAGGACCCGGCGGCAGACCTCGTAGATCTCGCCCGGGTCGGGCAGCCGGCCCTTGCCGGTGTCGACGCCGGTGAGGCGGCCGACGGCGGGCTCGATGACGACGGCGCCCCGGCGGCGCAGCGTCGCGACGTTCTCCTGGGTGGCCGGGTGCTCCCACATCTCGGTGTGCATCGCCGGGGCGAAGACGACCGGACAGCGGGCGGTGAGCAGGGTGTTGGTGAGCAGGTCGTCGGCGAGGCCGTGGGCGGCCTTGGCCAGCATGTCGGCGGTGGCGGGGGCGACGACGACGAGGTCGGCGTGCTGCCCGATCCGGACGTGCGGCACCTCGTGGACGTCGTTCCAGACCTCGGTGGAGACGGGGTGCCCGGAGAGCGCCGACCAGGTGGCGGCGCCGACGAAGTGGAGGGCGGACGCAGTGGGGACGACCCGTACGTCGTGGCCGGACTCGGTCAGCCGGCGCAGCAGCTCGCACGCCTTGTACGCGGCGATGCCGCCGCTGACCCCCAGAACGACCTTCGGCTTGTCCACTGCGTCTCCCCGCACTCGGTTGCGTACGCCTCCATGCTGCCTCACGGGTACCCGCACCGGACGGTCGGCCCGGAACACACCTCGGGCCCGGCGGATGATCCGCCGGGCCCGGGGTGAAGGTGCGTCCTCGCTGCTTACTGCGCGGGGCCCTCGATGGCCTCGGACGTGAGCAGGCCCGCGTTGATCTCGCGGAGCGCGATCGAGAGCGGCTTCTCGTGCACGTGGGTGTCGACGAGCGGACCGACGTACTCGAGGAGGCCCTCACCGAGCTGCGAGTAGTACGCGTTGATCTGGCGCGCGCGCTTGGCGGCGTAGATCACGAGGCTGTACTTCGAGTCGGTTGCTTCGAGGAGCTCATCAATCGGCGGGTTGATGATGCCCTCGGGCGTGGTGATGGAAGAGGACACGCTCTGCCTTCCGAAGGGGATGAAGATCAAAGAATTCTTTGACAGTCAGGGGCTTTGGTGCCGGGCCCCCGCTGCCGGTGTTTCACTCGCCGGCGGCGCGGTGGCCGGAAGCCTCCAGCATCAAGGCTAGCAGCTCACGTGCCACGTCCTCGACGGAGGTGTTGACGAGCGTCGTATCGAACTCCGCTTCGGCGGCCAGTTCCACCTTGGCGGCGCCGAGCCGGCGTTCGATGACCTCGGGCGCCTCGGTCCCCCGGCCGGTGAGCCGGCGGACCAGCTCCTCCCAGCTCGGCGGGGCGAGGAAGACCAGCTGGGCGTCGGCCATGGACTGGCGGACCAGCCGGGCGCCCTGGAGGTCGATCTCCAGGAGCACCGGCTCCCCGGCCTCCAGCCGCTCCTGCACGGCGCGGCGCGGCGTGCCGTAGCGGTTGCCGGCGAACTCGGCCCACTCCAGCAGCTCACCGTTGGCGATCAGCTTGTCGAACTCCTCGTCGTCCACGAAGAAGTAGTGGACGCCGTTGCGTTCGCCGGGGCGGGGCTTGCGGGTCGTCGCCGACACCGAGAGCCACACCTCGGGGTGGACCTTGCGCATATGCGCGACGACCGTGCTCTTGCCGACCCCCGAGGGGCCGGAGAGCACGGTCAGCCGCGGACGTACGTCCGGGGGTACGGGGGACGTCCCCCGGGATGTTGCAGCCATGGAGCGATTATCCAGGTTCTCAGGGGTGCCTGAGAACGTCAGGCGGCGGTGCCGCCGAACTCGCGCTCCAGGGATGCGATCTGGTTGGAGCCAAGACCCCGCACACGACGGCTCTCGGAGATGCCGAGCCGCTCCATGATCTGCTTGGCACGGACCTTGCCCACACCGGGCAGGGACTCCAGCAGGGCGGAGACCTTCATCTTGCCGATGACGTCGTTCTCCTGCCCCGACTTGATGACCTCGTGGAGGGAGGCGCCGGAGTGCTTGAGTCGATTCTTGACCTCGGCCCGCTCCCGGCGAGCCGCGGCGGCCTTTTCGAGCGCGGCTGCGCGCTGTTCAGGGGTAAGGGGCGGAAGAGCCACGCCTACGTCACCTCGGATGTCGATCTGTCGGATACGGACCGGTGAGGCAGCGGGATCGCCCCTCACCTGCTGAGCCGCGAACACCCCGTGCGCGTCGGCTCTCGACGGAGACTAGCGGCCAAGGCCGCCGGAGTCAGCGAGAACAGACGAAAAGTCCTGGTCAGCCTCTGCCGACCAGGACTTTTCAGGCATAACCACCGAGTTTTTTCGTCAGGATTCCGTCAACACACGGTTACGTGGCAGGGTCAGCGGTCCGAGACGGCCGCGCGGACCTCGTCCGCGAACCGTCCGGCGGCCTCGCGCAGCCCCGCGACGTCCGGGCCGTGGCGCAGCACGCCCCGGCTCACGCTGGGCACCACATTGCGGACCGCGTCGCCGAAGACGCCCGGCAGATCGGCCGGGGTCGCCCCCTGCGCGCCGATGCCCGGGGCGAGCAGCGGCCCGTTGATCGCGAGGTCCACGCCCGCGTCGCCCAGCGTGGCGCCGACGACCGCGCCGACCGAGCCGAGCGGGGCGGCGCCCGCGTTCTCGGCGGCCATGTGGTCGAGCATCAGCTGGGCCAGCGGACGGCCGTCGGCGGCGGTGGCGCGCTGCACCTCGGCGCCCTCCGGGTTGGAGGTCAGCGCGAGGACGAAGACACCGGCGCCGGAGACCGCCGCCGCGTCGAGCGCGGGCCGCAGCGAGCCGAAGCCGAGATAGGGCGAGACGGTGACCGCGTCCGAGAACAGCGGCGAGTCCTTGTCCAGGTAGGTCGCCGCGTAGGCGCCCATGGTGGAGCCGATGTCGCCGCGCTTGGCGTCCATCAGGACCAGGGCGCCGGCCGCGCGCGCCTCCTCGACGGCCTTCTCCAGGACGGCGATGCCGCGTGAGCCGAACCGCTCGAAGAACGCGGACTGCGGCTTGAGGACGGCGACCCGGTCGGCCAGCGCCTCGACGACCGTACGGGTGAAGCGCTCCAGTCCCGCCACGTCGTCGGGGAGCCCCCAGGCGCTGAGCAGGGAGGCGTGCGGGTCGATGCCGACACAGAGCGGGCCACGGGTGTCCATGGCGTGGCGCAGTCGGGCGCCGAAGGGTTCCAGGGTCATTTCGCTGCCTTCCGGGATTCCGCGCCGACGGCGTCGGCGAGCGTGGCGTACGGGGAGGCGGCCAGGCGCGCGGCCAGGCCCTTGTGGATCGCGCGGGCGTAGAACGGGCCCTCGTAGATGAAGGCGCTGTAGCCCTGGACGAGGGTGGCCCCGGCCAGGATGCGCTGCCAGGCGTCCTCGGCGTTCTCGACGCCTCCGACGCCCACCAGGGTGATGCGGTCGCCGACGCGGCTGTACAGGCGGCTCAGGACCTCCAGGGAGCGTTCCTTGAGGGGGGCGCCGGACAGGCCGCCGGTCTCCTTCACCAAGGACGCCGGGGACTTCAGGCCCAGGCCCTCGCGGGCGATGGTGGTGTTGGTGGCGATAATGCCGTCCAGGCCCAGCTCGACGGCCAGGTCGGCGACCGCGTCGACGTCCTCGTCCGCGAGGTCCGGGGCGATCTTGACGAGCAGCGGGACGCGGCGGTGGGTGACGGTGCGGTCGGCCGCCTCGCGCACGGCGGTGAGCAGCGGGCGCAGCGACTCGGTGGCCTGGAGGTTGCGCAGGCCGGGGGTGTTGGGCGAGGAGACGTTGACGACGAGGTAGTCGGCGTGGGCGGCCAGGCGCTCGGTGGACTTCACGTAGTCGGCGGCGGCGTCGGCCTCGGGGACGACCTTGGTCTTGCCGATGTTGACGCCGACGGTGGTGCGGAAGACCGGGTTGCGCGCGGCCAGGCGGTCGGCGACGGCGGCCGAGCCCTCGTTGTTGAAGCCCATGCGGTTGATGAGCGCGCGGTCCGCGACCAGGCGGAACAGCCGCTGCTTGGGGTTGCCGGGCTGCGGCTCGCCGGTGACGGTGCCGATCTCGACGTGGTCGAAGCCGAGCATCGCCATGCCGTCGATCGCGACGGCGTTCTTGTCGAAGCCGGCGGCGAGCCCGAAGGGACCGTGCATCCGCAGGCCCAGGGCCTCGGTGCGCAGCTCCTTGTACCGGGGGGCGAGGGCGGCGGCCAGGAAGGTGCGCAGCACGGGGACGCGGGCGGCCAGGCGGATCCAGCGGAAGGCCAGGTAGTGGGCGCGCTCCGGGTCCATGCGCTTGAAGACCAGCTGGAAGAAGAACTTGTACATCACGGTGTCCTCATGAAGAGGGGGACACCGTTTCCGGTGTCCCCCTGTGGGCTTCCTAGTCGCGGGCCGCGGTCAGATGTTCCGCGTGTTCCTGGAGGGAACGGACGCCGACGTCTCCGCCGTTGAGGGCGTCGATGCCCTGGACGGCCGCGGCGAGCGCCTGGACCGTGGTCAGGCAGGGCACGGAGCGGGAGACTGCCGCGGTGCGGATCTCGTAGCCGTCGAGCCGGCCGCCGGTCCCGTACGGAGTGTTGACGATGAGGTCGACACCGCCCTCGTGGATCAGCTGGACGATGGTCGGCTCGCCGTTCGGACCGGCGCCCTCGGACTGCTTGCGCACGACCGTGGCGTTGATGCCGTTGCGCTTGAGGACCTCGGCGGTGCCGGAGGTGGCCAGCAGCTCGAAGCCGTGGGCGACCAGCTCGCGGGCCGGGAAGATCATCGAGCGCTTGT
Proteins encoded in this window:
- a CDS encoding quinone-dependent dihydroorotate dehydrogenase, producing MYKFFFQLVFKRMDPERAHYLAFRWIRLAARVPVLRTFLAAALAPRYKELRTEALGLRMHGPFGLAAGFDKNAVAIDGMAMLGFDHVEIGTVTGEPQPGNPKQRLFRLVADRALINRMGFNNEGSAAVADRLAARNPVFRTTVGVNIGKTKVVPEADAAADYVKSTERLAAHADYLVVNVSSPNTPGLRNLQATESLRPLLTAVREAADRTVTHRRVPLLVKIAPDLADEDVDAVADLAVELGLDGIIATNTTIAREGLGLKSPASLVKETGGLSGAPLKERSLEVLSRLYSRVGDRITLVGVGGVENAEDAWQRILAGATLVQGYSAFIYEGPFYARAIHKGLAARLAASPYATLADAVGAESRKAAK
- a CDS encoding integration host factor — translated: MALPPLTPEQRAAALEKAAAARRERAEVKNRLKHSGASLHEVIKSGQENDVIGKMKVSALLESLPGVGKVRAKQIMERLGISESRRVRGLGSNQIASLEREFGGTAA
- the rpoZ gene encoding DNA-directed RNA polymerase subunit omega, with protein sequence MSSSITTPEGIINPPIDELLEATDSKYSLVIYAAKRARQINAYYSQLGEGLLEYVGPLVDTHVHEKPLSIALREINAGLLTSEAIEGPAQ
- the coaBC gene encoding bifunctional phosphopantothenoylcysteine decarboxylase/phosphopantothenate--cysteine ligase CoaBC yields the protein MDKPKVVLGVSGGIAAYKACELLRRLTESGHDVRVVPTASALHFVGAATWSALSGHPVSTEVWNDVHEVPHVRIGQHADLVVVAPATADMLAKAAHGLADDLLTNTLLTARCPVVFAPAMHTEMWEHPATQENVATLRRRGAVVIEPAVGRLTGVDTGKGRLPDPGEIYEVCRRVLARGTAAPDLAGRHVVVSAGGTREPLDPVRYLGNRSSGKQGYALARTAVARGARVTLVEANTGLPDPSGADIVRAGTATQLREAVLKAARDADVVVMAAAVADFRPAEYATGKIKKKDGQEPAPIALVRNPDILAEVSAERATPGQIVVGFAAETDDVLANGRQKLRRKGCDLLVVNEVGERKTFGSEENEAVVLAADGTETPVPYGPKEALADTVWDLVAARLG
- the pyrF gene encoding orotidine-5'-phosphate decarboxylase; this encodes MTLEPFGARLRHAMDTRGPLCVGIDPHASLLSAWGLPDDVAGLERFTRTVVEALADRVAVLKPQSAFFERFGSRGIAVLEKAVEEARAAGALVLMDAKRGDIGSTMGAYAATYLDKDSPLFSDAVTVSPYLGFGSLRPALDAAAVSGAGVFVLALTSNPEGAEVQRATAADGRPLAQLMLDHMAAENAGAAPLGSVGAVVGATLGDAGVDLAINGPLLAPGIGAQGATPADLPGVFGDAVRNVVPSVSRGVLRHGPDVAGLREAAGRFADEVRAAVSDR
- the gmk gene encoding guanylate kinase yields the protein MAATSRGTSPVPPDVRPRLTVLSGPSGVGKSTVVAHMRKVHPEVWLSVSATTRKPRPGERNGVHYFFVDDEEFDKLIANGELLEWAEFAGNRYGTPRRAVQERLEAGEPVLLEIDLQGARLVRQSMADAQLVFLAPPSWEELVRRLTGRGTEAPEVIERRLGAAKVELAAEAEFDTTLVNTSVEDVARELLALMLEASGHRAAGE